A single Methanospirillum lacunae DNA region contains:
- a CDS encoding phosphoribulokinase, whose translation MTRVTFHDSIQASSYIYIIGVAGDSGSGKTTFSDAITAIFGPDIVSTITLDDYHLYDRNERAQRKITPLNPVANDLDRLARDVATLKMGKPIEKPVYSHATGTFQNPITFYPTKFIILEGLHPFATPALLQHMDYTIFVDPDNEVKYDWKLRRDVGKRNYTPEAALEEIQKREPDYRRFVLPQRASAGTVIRIAYSGYSKALGISRNVYRITLGMKPPETCFEDVELNIDLCGLFTRSTHDFLLECGTLDLDNRRIRSLTIDGELSHETIHRIERNIEKQTDVHPIDIFTGKEVIAGSDLVRLIISWQIINHRIHIDSKQLKG comes from the coding sequence ATGACACGGGTTACTTTTCACGACAGCATTCAGGCATCGTCATATATCTATATCATTGGCGTTGCAGGTGATTCAGGATCCGGAAAGACCACATTTTCAGATGCTATCACTGCAATCTTCGGACCTGATATTGTTTCAACAATTACATTGGATGATTACCATCTTTATGACCGGAACGAACGGGCGCAACGGAAGATCACTCCTCTCAATCCGGTAGCAAATGATCTAGACCGTCTGGCACGTGATGTTGCAACCCTGAAAATGGGCAAACCTATAGAAAAACCGGTGTACTCGCATGCAACCGGAACATTTCAAAATCCGATTACATTTTACCCGACAAAATTTATTATTCTTGAGGGGCTCCATCCCTTTGCCACACCTGCTCTATTACAGCACATGGATTACACCATCTTCGTAGATCCTGATAATGAAGTAAAGTACGACTGGAAATTAAGACGAGATGTTGGCAAAAGAAACTACACTCCCGAGGCAGCCCTTGAGGAGATCCAGAAACGTGAACCTGATTACAGAAGGTTTGTCCTCCCACAGCGTGCATCAGCGGGAACAGTCATCAGAATCGCTTATTCTGGATATAGCAAAGCACTCGGGATTTCCCGTAATGTCTACCGAATTACTCTTGGCATGAAACCTCCCGAAACCTGCTTTGAAGATGTCGAACTCAATATCGATCTGTGCGGACTTTTTACCCGTTCAACCCATGATTTCTTACTGGAATGTGGGACCCTTGATCTCGATAATCGCAGGATCAGATCTTTGACCATAGATGGAGAACTCTCCCACGAGACAATTCACAGGATTGAACGTAACATCGAAAAACAGACAGATGTTCATCCGATAGATATTTTTACAGGAAAGGAGGTCATTGCAGGTTCAGATCTCGTGCGACTTATCATCTCCTGGCAAATCATCAATCACCGGATACACATTGATTCTAAACAATTGAAAGGATAA
- the cfbC gene encoding Ni-sirohydrochlorin a,c-diamide reductive cyclase ATP-dependent reductase subunit translates to MKQIAIYGKGGIGKSTTSSNLSAALADRNLAVMQIGCDPKRDSTRMLMQGRLIPTVLDLIREKGEANLGSSDVIFEGYRGIRCVEAGGPEPGVGCAGRGIIATFQLLERLDAFKGDVILYDVLGDVVCGGFAMPMRKGYAQEIYLVTSGELMALYAANNICKAIARISQNSRQICRLGGIICNARNTPGEKELVEAFAKSVGSRVLTYIPRDEIVQHAELNTMTVIEYEPESDQAGRYRELAEAVMTNTSFIIPSFLEMEELEQMGRSFLTPRSGVRER, encoded by the coding sequence ATGAAACAGATCGCCATCTATGGCAAAGGGGGTATTGGGAAATCTACCACCTCTTCTAACCTTTCTGCAGCTCTGGCAGATCGGAACCTTGCCGTGATGCAGATCGGGTGTGATCCTAAACGTGACAGCACACGGATGCTGATGCAGGGAAGGCTGATCCCTACAGTTCTGGACCTGATCAGAGAAAAGGGAGAAGCAAACCTTGGTTCTTCAGATGTCATTTTTGAGGGCTACAGGGGGATCCGGTGTGTCGAGGCAGGCGGACCGGAACCAGGGGTTGGTTGTGCAGGTCGGGGGATAATTGCCACATTCCAACTCCTTGAACGGCTTGATGCATTCAAAGGGGATGTTATCCTGTACGATGTTCTTGGAGATGTGGTCTGTGGCGGGTTTGCCATGCCAATGAGAAAAGGATATGCCCAGGAGATCTATCTGGTGACTTCAGGCGAACTGATGGCACTGTACGCAGCCAACAATATTTGTAAAGCCATCGCCAGAATATCCCAAAATTCCCGACAAATCTGTCGTCTTGGAGGAATTATCTGTAATGCCCGTAATACACCGGGGGAGAAAGAACTGGTTGAGGCATTCGCAAAATCAGTTGGATCACGTGTCCTCACGTATATTCCTAGGGATGAAATAGTCCAGCATGCTGAGCTCAACACCATGACAGTAATCGAATATGAGCCGGAGTCTGATCAGGCAGGCAGGTATCGTGAACTAGCTGAAGCAGTTATGACAAATACCTCATTTATTATCCCGTCATTTCTGGAGATGGAGGAACTTGAACAGATGGGACG
- a CDS encoding FprA family A-type flavoprotein, with protein sequence MNSGISWLLIGVVSDNLIPLSSYPSYLTCISQQCWPRITMAVRQISEQIYTVGVIDWNRRIFDELVPLPEGTSYNSYYVKGSEKTALIDTSDPSKQEEFIGNLIRLGINRLDYIVINHAEQDHAGCLPMLLELFPGAKVCCSQKCQELLALLLDVPAGRCQVVNSGDSINLGDRTLSFISAPWVHWPETMMTYCPEEEILFSCDLFGSHYATSDLFVQDMAREEILAKRYYGEIMMPFRSSIVKYMSQLKEMKISIIAPSHGPLVKPASLILDLYEEWTSDRVKNLVLIPYVSMHGSTSQMMNFLTELLLERGVGVKPFKVTNPDTGALAMELVDAATVVFATPTVLFGPHPDMVSVAYLANLIKPKTRYASIIGSYGWGGKTVDTLTSMISHIKAELLSPVYIQGAPNEKAQVELQALANSIAEKHSQDTLVIK encoded by the coding sequence ATGAACTCAGGCATATCCTGGCTCCTTATTGGAGTTGTTTCAGATAATCTTATCCCTTTATCCAGTTATCCATCCTATCTGACATGTATTAGCCAGCAATGCTGGCCGAGGATTACCATGGCTGTCCGTCAAATAAGTGAGCAGATCTATACAGTTGGTGTCATTGACTGGAACCGACGGATATTTGATGAACTGGTTCCCCTTCCTGAAGGAACATCATATAACTCATATTACGTTAAAGGAAGCGAAAAGACAGCGCTCATTGATACGTCAGATCCGTCGAAACAAGAAGAATTTATTGGAAACCTAATAAGACTCGGCATTAACAGGCTTGATTACATCGTTATCAATCACGCCGAACAGGATCATGCAGGATGCCTGCCGATGCTGCTTGAACTCTTTCCGGGAGCGAAAGTCTGTTGTTCACAGAAATGTCAGGAACTTCTCGCTCTTCTGCTTGATGTCCCAGCAGGACGATGTCAGGTTGTAAACTCTGGCGATTCTATCAATCTGGGAGATAGGACACTCTCATTCATATCAGCGCCCTGGGTTCACTGGCCAGAGACGATGATGACCTACTGCCCTGAAGAGGAGATCCTCTTCTCATGTGACCTATTTGGCTCTCATTATGCTACATCAGATCTGTTTGTGCAGGACATGGCCCGTGAGGAGATCCTGGCAAAGAGGTATTATGGTGAGATCATGATGCCCTTCAGGTCAAGTATCGTCAAGTACATGAGCCAGCTGAAGGAGATGAAGATCTCGATCATTGCACCGAGTCATGGTCCCCTGGTAAAACCGGCATCACTGATTCTGGATCTGTATGAAGAATGGACCAGTGACCGGGTGAAAAATCTTGTTCTCATACCCTATGTCTCCATGCATGGAAGTACCAGCCAGATGATGAATTTCCTTACCGAATTGCTTCTAGAGCGTGGAGTCGGAGTGAAACCATTCAAAGTTACAAATCCGGATACAGGAGCGCTTGCAATGGAACTGGTCGATGCTGCAACAGTGGTCTTTGCTACACCAACGGTTCTCTTCGGTCCTCATCCTGACATGGTCTCAGTTGCCTATCTTGCCAACCTTATCAAACCTAAAACCAGATATGCATCAATCATCGGGTCATACGGGTGGGGAGGAAAGACAGTGGATACCCTTACATCTATGATCTCACATATCAAGGCAGAACTGTTAAGCCCGGTATATATTCAGGGCGCACCGAATGAGAAAGCCCAGGTCGAGTTACAAGCACTTGCTAATAGTATTGCAGAAAAACACAGTCAGGACACATTGGTAATTAAATAA
- a CDS encoding histone deacetylase family protein, with translation MTTGIIFAQAYLRHEQSPTHPERSERLAYTIDQLTEEGIFDLSDIRLIEPRKATRSEVLLVHDEIYLKFLEEASITRGMIDYDTLIPRGLISDALLAAGGAVTAVNAVLNQEVRNAFVLSRPPGHHAGRSHGGGFCYLNNVAIAVRQCQRRGMRRVMILDWDAHHGNGTQDIFEDDPSVLFCSIHQFPFYPGSGQIDEIGTGEGTGYTVNMPVPGGSSDQVYHYLLREIIIPLAEEFQPDCIVISAGQDNHFTDPLTGLALTARGYATMMQEICILADSICMGRLVVILEGGYSVEGGLPYINLGIIAAMAGLDISHIREPDTFLGLLHRSVSDTALSHVMKTTDELRHILAPYWSCFR, from the coding sequence TTCGCCATGAGCAGAGCCCAACCCATCCGGAAAGAAGTGAACGCCTTGCCTATACCATAGATCAGTTAACCGAGGAAGGGATCTTTGATCTTTCAGATATCCGTCTGATAGAACCCAGAAAAGCAACGAGAAGTGAGGTGCTTTTAGTTCATGATGAAATTTATTTGAAATTTCTTGAAGAAGCAAGCATTACCAGGGGTATGATCGATTATGATACCCTGATCCCTAGGGGCCTTATTAGTGATGCACTGCTCGCAGCCGGTGGAGCAGTTACTGCAGTAAACGCTGTTCTTAACCAGGAAGTGAGAAATGCTTTTGTCCTCTCTCGTCCTCCGGGCCACCATGCCGGGCGTTCTCATGGAGGTGGCTTTTGTTATCTCAACAATGTGGCTATTGCAGTAAGACAGTGCCAGCGAAGAGGGATGAGACGGGTTATGATTCTGGACTGGGATGCTCATCATGGCAACGGAACCCAGGATATCTTTGAAGACGATCCCTCAGTTCTCTTCTGTTCAATACACCAGTTTCCGTTTTATCCAGGTTCCGGCCAGATTGATGAGATCGGAACGGGAGAGGGAACAGGGTACACGGTAAACATGCCAGTTCCTGGTGGCAGTTCAGATCAGGTATACCATTACCTGCTTCGTGAGATCATCATCCCCCTTGCCGAGGAATTTCAGCCTGATTGTATCGTCATCTCTGCCGGACAGGACAACCATTTCACTGATCCTCTTACTGGTCTCGCCCTAACTGCCAGAGGTTATGCTACCATGATGCAGGAGATATGCATCCTTGCTGATAGCATCTGTATGGGACGACTGGTTGTGATCCTGGAAGGCGGATACAGCGTTGAAGGAGGGCTTCCGTATATTAACCTTGGTATCATCGCTGCCATGGCAGGACTTGATATCTCTCATATCAGAGAACCAGATACGTTCCTAGGGCTTCTTCACCGGTCAGTTTCAGATACGGCACTATCTCATGTAATGAAAACAACCGATGAACTCAGGCATATCCTGGCTCCTTATTGGAGTTGTTTCAGATAA
- a CDS encoding desulfoferrodoxin has translation MTELYEVYKCEKCGNITVVFHPAAGNLVCCGADMVKQVEKTADQGKEKHVPVIEKTATGILVKCGEVPHPMEEKHYIEWIEVHGGAYYFIKRLSPGEKPEAEFPCETTDVVAREYCTVHGLWTSAK, from the coding sequence ATGACAGAACTCTATGAAGTATACAAATGTGAGAAGTGTGGAAATATTACCGTTGTTTTTCACCCGGCTGCCGGCAACCTGGTTTGTTGCGGCGCTGATATGGTAAAACAGGTAGAAAAAACTGCAGATCAGGGAAAGGAAAAACATGTTCCAGTTATTGAGAAAACTGCAACAGGTATCCTTGTCAAGTGTGGTGAAGTGCCTCATCCGATGGAAGAAAAGCACTACATTGAATGGATCGAGGTTCATGGTGGAGCCTATTACTTCATCAAAAGACTCTCTCCCGGTGAAAAACCAGAAGCAGAATTCCCCTGTGAAACAACTGACGTAGTTGCAAGAGAATACTGCACAGTCCATGGTCTGTGGACCAGTGCAAAATAA